Genomic segment of Drosophila biarmipes strain raj3 chromosome 2L, RU_DBia_V1.1, whole genome shotgun sequence:
CTTCGTCGCTGTTCGGTGACGCGGATGGTCTCCTGCTCCTCACTGTCCAGGCTGGACAGGCTTACGCTCTTGTTGGTGCAGTCGCCCCCGCCGTTGCCATCGTCCACCGCCGTCCAGGACTTCCGGCGGTCCGTGTGCAGCAGCAGGCACTGCTGCGGAGCCGTGGACGACCACATAGCATAGTTGGCGCCAGCAGCAACCGGTCCTGCACCTGTGCCCGTCAGATCGGGCAGCGAGGCACTCAGTATGGCTGCGCTGAGCAGGCCATGATTGCCCAAGTTGCCGTCCTGCACGTGCTGGCTGGCCGACGAGGAGTTCTTCATCTGGACGACCGTTTCCCGGATGTTCTGCAGCTGGCTTAGCGTGTCCTCGAAGATGTTGTTGTACTTGGAGGCCAGGGCCGGACTGTGCGGCGTCACATTGATGATGGGTATcatattgttgttgttgatgatgCTGGCGGGAGTGGAGTTGGAGTTGGCAgccggagcagctgcagcgggGGCAGGTGCTGGGGCAGGTGCGTTTATAACGGGTATGCAGTAGTTTTGGCTTTCGATGGAGGCGCCCCGATTGTGGACGGATGAGCCACCACCGTTGACCAGCGCTTCCGGGGATTCGCTGCAGTTGGAGTTCAGGAAATCGGTGACCACATCATTGTCGCTGTCCTCGCCCGCGTTGTCCATATTAGGGGCTCCGCCGTTCCGCGAACCGAGTGCTTTCTGTCGAGCTGTGCTGAGCTGAGCTTAGTGGGCCGTTGTTCTATTTTGCAGCTGGCTGCCTAGAAAAAGAAAGTTTTAGTATacaacgcacacacactcggcggcagcagcagcagtggcagtggcagcagcaacggGTATCTGTGTACACACGTACCTACATCAATACATACACAACGGGAACTAGCACTTGTGTATGCACTTGCTCTTTgctatttattgattttcccGCCACCCCCCGAGAACACCTTGTTGCGCGGGGTAAATTGTTGCGCCTTTTTGCGAAGGACGTCACTCGTCCttgcaccaacaacaacagcagcaaccacaATAGCAGtggaggcagcagcagcagcaacaacaatagcagTGCGTGCACAATGGTTTGGCGAAGAGAAATCGAAAACGGCCAACGAAACTATGTGCGGGCGGGGGAGGGTGTGGACTTGGCGTTGCACTTAACCGAAAACTAAAACGTATCTTAAGCTAGTGAGATTTTTGCCAgcgttttaaaatttaaatgcgaTTCGAGATGGAGAACACACGCAGTGTGACCGTGGCTGCGCTGTTAAAAGTTACCAGCGCTGCTGTTAACACAGCTCAGTGCTGTAAGCGGCAAGTGGAGCAAGGGCGTTTGCCAACACTGcttaatatttgaatttaaatttaaatcaaaatacaaatggTATGTAATAATACCTTAGTGTTTCTGtgaagtatttttattattctttaaatgtaatacaaaatattagaTCTCTCAATTGAATTTGAGGTaatcttaaatgtttttttataaattcccaGTAGAAACACCTCGAAGGACCTCTCTATTCGACGAACATTTATTAATAGTAAAATGATGGCCGTGCGATACAGTACAGGGCTACAGTTTCGTTACAATTACGTTACAGTTACAATTGAATCGCAAGAATGTCGCTATAGTTAGTAAACGCGTGACTGTGCGCCTGGAATGTGCATTAGTTAGTAGGTAATATGTATTAGTATCACTCTGGTGCAACGCCTGTCCTTGCGACCGATCTCTCTAGCCTCTAGCCCATGCTGCTGGCCAGGTGCTTGTTGGAGCCAACGGATCCGGATCCCCCTGCTcctccaccaccgccacctcctcctccaccggCTGGGCCATCGTTGGTCACGCACGTGGGTATGGCGCTGGACCACTTGCCGTTCTTGAGGCACTTGAGCACCTTGGAGCCACGCAAATCCAATCCGGCATCGCAGGTGAAGGTGATGCTCTCGCCGATGGCGTAGTAGAACTTGACGGAGGACATCCGGCCGCTGATGACAGTGCCCGGATAGGAGCAGGCCTGCACGCACTTGGGCAGGCCGCCCGACCAGCGCCCATTGTCCTGGCACGCAATGATCGGCTGGCCCTGCATCATGTACTCCGGGTTGCAATTGAACTGGACCACGTCGCCGGCACGATAAGGAGCCGAGCCCTGGGCGTAACCATTTTGCGGCGCTCCCGGATTGTCGCACTgcaaagaaaatataagacAATTGCCGTCACAAAGCAAATGTGGGAAGGTATAGTGCCCGGGTACACACCTGCACCTCGACGCAGGTGGGCAGCGGCGCTGACCACTCGCCCGTGGGATTGCAGATGGCCTCGGAGGGGCCGCGCAGCCCGTAGCCGGAGGAGCACGAGAAGGCCGCCCGGCCGCCCACCTCACGCGACAGCACAGAGACGCGCGGCGAGCTGGCGTTGCTGCCCATGCCCAGCGGGATGTCGCCGCACTCGACGCTCTCGCAGACCGGCAGCGGTGCGCTCCAATTGCCACTCGGCAGGCAGAACAGCTCCGAGGCGCCAATCAAGGAGTTCCCATTCGCGCAGGACAGCAGCGCCCGCGTGCTCAGCTTGGTATCGTTGGTGTTCACGATCAGGCCACGTCGCATCGGTATCTCCGGGCAGTTGATCGCTCGCACCACCACCTCCACGGTGTGCTCATGGCGAGCGGGGGTCATGCACGAGTAGAACCCGGAGTCGTCGCTGGCCGCGTCCACGATGCTCAGGCGGTACTCCAGCGTCGAGTCGCGACCCTCGTCCGCCTCGGTCACCCAGCCCTCCGTGTAGTTCCTGCAAAGCGCGGGGATTCGTTAGATGGGGGTCTTTCATAAGGATTATGGTTTCCTATAGGTGTTTCCCCCAAAACAGTTATTTTCCATAGAATAATTTATGGATTcttaatcaatatttttaaaattggggTCCTAATACGCCTAAAAATTAGTTGGTATGAATGTTAATTTAATGTTGAAATAGTTTCGTATGAATTTTGCACATACCCCTTGCTGCAGATGCAAGTAAATAGTCAGTGAaacaaaaataacatattttttccaaCATAGTACACCCAACCCGATACCCACTTGTGCGTATGACTGACGTTCCACTTGGGGTTGCCGAAGCGTCGCATCCACAGGCACTCCATGTGCAGAGTGGTTCCGGGATAAACGATCAGCTTGCCATCGTTGCTCTGGGCGATGGGTCCGTTTTGGTGTCGGAACAGGATAGTTGGAGCCTTCTCCACTGCATAGCAGAAGAGTTAAGAATAACTAACCCTACATGGAATGCCAAATACCTACTTGCATAGTCGTTCTCCTGGTTTAGACCAGAGCACACGGGCTTGGTGTTGGTCCACTCCGAGTGGATGCAGGTCCTCTCGTGGCTGCCGGTCATCGAAAATTTACCAATGTCCATACATCTGAGAGGGGAAAatagataaaataattttaaaaataccatgTTTATGATACACAACTCACCTAGATATAATTGTGGCTCCTGGAGGAAAGTCCACTACGTCCTCACGGATCTCCAGGTCATTATAAAAACTAACCACATTAGCCTCGTTGTTTCTGAACACACATGTTCCGTTTTCTAAAAGGAGATAAAGATAGTatagttaaaatttaaaatatttaaataaattgagtTCCCGAAACACACCACAGTTGTAGGATCGTCCTATCCACAGTCCATTGTCGCAGATGATGCGCCACGTCTGCCGATCCCCGGCTGCATTTGGAATGCAGTTGAAGAAAATCTCAGTGCCGCTCTCGTAGGCGCCATCAAGCTCTGGATGGTCGGCATTTCTTCAgtaattaaagttttaataagATCCAAAGGCAAGGATAAAGCATAACCTACTTGTAGACCAGGGCGCCATCCGTGAGCATGGGAGGACCACACATCTTCATGTCGTCGTGCTCGTCGGTGCTATTGTCATGGTGATCATTATCGTTGTCCAGTTCGTTGTGCTCCACCTTGGGATgtggagtgggcgtggcatgctCCAGCTCCTCACGGGACTTCCTTAGGCCCGACTCGCAAGGAATACTGGGTGGTGTGAGGATGCCCTTGTGGCAGGACATCTCGATGGGATTGGCGTTCGTGGAGAGTTCACAGCGTACGCTTACGCTGCTTCCGTGGCCAATCGTCAATCCTGCCCGGTAGCCCCCCTAGGGATAAGGATACTTGTATTTGTGATTAAATTGTGCATAAAGGGTCCTTACATCGTAGATTACTCCTGGAATATTGGGCAGCGTGCAAGGTACCGATGTGCACTCGGAGAAGGCGTTTACCGACCAGGATCCATGGGCACAACGCAGCTGAGCAGAGCCCTACAttttaagaaaacaaattacatttattgcggttaccaaaaaataatattttgaaaagatTTTAATATCCCACCTGAATGTTGAACCCATCCTCGCACTCCAGGGTGATGAACTCGTTCGACTGGATCTCCTCGTAGGTGGAGAGCGGGGTGAGCGAGGGCTTGTCGCTGAGCTGTTTGGTGTGGGGCTCCACCTTGAAGTACTGCCCGTGCTCCACGGCGGGCACCAAGCAGGGAGCGGACAGGCACTTGGGCGTCTCCGGCTTCCAGATTCCCCGGATGCACCTTGCCGTTACATTGTCACCCTTGATGTTCAGCTTGAATCCGGCGTTGCACTCCAGATGCAGCATGATGCCCACGGCATTTTTGCCCGGAACCTTGCCCGGACGCAATATGGTCACGTTGCCAAAGGAGTCCCAGTCGAGATCCTCGCAGGGTCCTCGCAATCGTTTGCCTCCGCCACCCTTTCCTCCGGCCTCTCCTCCATCGCTAATGTCCACTTCCGCATCCGTGAGAGTGGCCCCCGAAGGAGGTGGCGCCTGTCCAATGCTGGAGCTCCTCTTGCGCCTGCGTCGCACTATCTGAGACTTCAATTGATCCATGTAGGATCTGGTGGCGTTCACATGGAAGCTGCGCGATGCCACCGGCGGGGATCCATTGGATAGTAGCTCCTCTTTGGGAGTGCGATTTAGGTGCGTCACCTGATTCCGCGATGCCTGGTTGATGTTGGGCAGGGCAACCACTCCTGCTCCTACTCCACCTCCTGTTCCACCTCCCAGATAGTTGTTCCCATTCTCGAACTCCCTGAAGTTGGACTTGCCCCGCATCATCACCTGCCCGCCATCGTGGTGGGCATTCAGGTTGTTGCCCACTCTGCTAACTGTGTTCTGGGCGTGAAGCTTCTGGTAGATCCGGTCACGACCGAGCATCTTCCGGACATATCGCTGATATCGCTCCTTGATCTTTTGGTAGTACTTTGAGAAGGCCAGGTCGACGTCCGAGGGGTAGGGCTGCGGATTCGGATGGGGACTGGCATTGCGCTTCACCCGGTGAGCCGTTGGCTGGACAGTATTGGTCACTAGAAGGTATGGTGTTTGAATATAATGTGTAGGTACCATTGAAGCCTAAGACCTACCTGCTTTGATATACTTCTCATTTTCGATAAGCTGTCTTTGAAGATCTCGCTGCCGTCGCAGGAGATACATGGATCTTAGCTGGCGAATCTCCAGGGAACGACGTCTGCGGCGATTCCAGCGAAGTCGAGGATGCTGACCCAGGAGGCACTGCGGCAGATCCAATGGACGCCATTTGCCACCCACACACGTGGCACCCGGAGGACCCACCTTTGGAAGAAATGAGATGGTTAATTTTGGATACATTTGAGGGACTAACATTCAGCTACCTCCAAGACATAGCCCTTATCGCAATCGTACATGATCTGCTTGTTGTTCACGATCTTCTTCACATACGGTCGGTAGTCGTAGAGCCCCATGTTGCCGACGAGCAGCACCTTTCCGTTGGGTATGTAGCCGGGAAAGGAGCAGAAGACCTCGTCGCACTTGGGCGTCTCCCCCGTCCAGTTGCCAAAGGAGCAGGTGAGCACATAGTCATGCGGATCCGTCACATCCTTGCCCTCGGGACTGACCAGTTTGAAGCCATCCTTGCACTTGAAACGCGCCTTCATGCCGTGCTCCGTTTTGGGAGCCATCACCATGCCGTGTTTGGGTGGCCTCGGCATACTCTTGCACCTGGCGGGCACGCAGCGTGGAATGATGCTCCACGTGCCATTGTTGCACGTGGGCGGACTGAGCAGGGAGACGGGAAACTCGTAGTTCTCATCGCACTTGACCTCCAGTGCCGTTCCATGCTTGACCTTCTCCACTCCGCCTATGCCGATGCTCTGCGTTTGAGTGGGCGACTGCGTTGTGGTCGTCGGCGGATGGATGATCGTAGTCCCATTCTCATCCGTGGTTATCTCGATGGGGTAGACATTGCCCTGCGAGATGGTGGGCACCACACAGGGCGCCAAGCACTCGGGCAAGGCGTTTCGCCACCTTCCGTCGATCTGgcagacgctcgagcccaggCCATTGATCATCATCTCCGGCTGGCAGCGGAATATTATGCTGGCCCCCAGTCCTGTGCCCGCCTCGATGTTCTCGATCCAGCCGTTGTACAGCACTCCGGGATGGCCGCAGTTGATCTCTGATGAAGAGGGGTTAGGATTCCATTAGTACAAGTATAGTCATCACAGGATAAGTTGCCTAAAATACTAAACAAATTAACAATTCTTGAGTAcaataatattacaaaaaacattaaagtaCTATACAAGTTTTCTGAATTTCtactaaattatattttcataaaattaaaaaatatatatattatattatttaatttaaatttaaatattttttaaattattatcttTCTTTTTACGAAGTTGAATATGTAAGGTAACTTCAAGCTGGCAGGTTTTTGAATATCGTTTTTCCCCTTCAGTGCActggttttaaataaaagagatAGAAATGTTCTCTGCCACCTCTCTgccgacacacacacagcataTGTTTCGTTCAAAACCCTGTGTGTGTTGACAGAGGAGGAAAGTTAATATCCCTTGGGCAATTTAGGCTTCTTCTGCTGACGACCAGTGTTCCAAAGTTGGGAAAGGACTAAGTGCAGATGGAATCGAAACCACTCACCCTTGCAGGTGGGCAGCATGCCGCTCCACTTGCGATCCGCTCCGCAGCGACTGGAGCTCTCGCCCATCAGGGTGTAGCCGTAGCGGCACTCGTAGCTGACCACCGAGTTGTAGGCCAGCGTGGTGTAGGTGGCCTTGCCGTTCTTGGGGTTCTCCGGAGTGGGACACACCACCGAGGTGACCACTGTGCGGGAGGCGAGAGAAGCGGATTAGCAATCGATTGGGCAGGGGATGAGGGTGCGCTAAAAGTTACCACAAATCTTTGAAAGCCACTAGCGATCGATCCACCAAATAAAACAACTTCGAGCTTCGGTTTCGATTTcgattaaatttctttttttttatgtgttttttgtttttgctcaaGATTTGCggtaacttttatttattcatttcaattcaaCATTAATaggccaacaacaacaacaaggtATTGCATAAATTTTCGAACAATCTGTTTTTGTAACGCTAGATCAAATCAGAGATAGAGAGAGAATGTGTGTGGTTAACAGGATCGGAGGACTCCGACTGGAGGACCCGAGCCCTGACCAAAGTACATGGTACGCTTAATACATAGTTTCGGATACGGATATTGGTATCGCTATTGGTATTGCTACATTGGTTTTTGGGGATCTGTGCCATTGCCAGCTCCAAGGAGTCGGAAACGAAACTCAAAGGGTCGCCTCGCCTAGGACAACGACGCTTGGGTGGTGGTTACATTTGCGCTATCCGCTTTAAAGGTCAGAGGTCGGTTACAAGCTCTACAGGCTATTTCGCAATACTCACAGACACAGGTGGGCAGCTCCTTGGGCGTCCACGATCCATCCGACTGGCAATACCGCTCATGTTTGCCCACCAACTCGTATCCGGTGCCGCAATTGTAGGTGATCTTGCAACCATAGGTATAGCACTCGCCGGCATGCCAGCCATAGGCCGGATCCGGTGGCTGGCCACAGGATCGAGCTGAAATCGTATATAGGTCTTAGTTCCAACAGGATTCCTCTTAacccagacaaatcactcacGTTCGCACTGAATATCCGGCCCATACCAACTGGCCAGGTTGTCGATGGCCAGGCACTTGGCCCGGGGGAATCCATTGGTCACATAGCCGGTGTGGCAATGGTACTGCACCGTGGAGTCCAGGTCGAAGGTTTCCTGCTCCGGCAGCGCCGAATTGCGGGCATGCTCTATCTGCGGCGGCTTCAGGCAGTAAACTAGGTAAAGATATTCAAGGAATATTCAATGATTTATTATATTCAGTTTTAAAGACTCGTTTCACTTACTGTTCTGCTTGCAAGCCGGCTCAGCTCCGGCCCAATTGCCATCCGCCTGGCAAAGACGACTCTGCAGACCCACCACATGGTATCCATGGGGACAGGCGTAGGATGCACGGGCTCCAAAGTGTCGGCCAGCCACTGTGACCTGGCCCAAACTGGGCTGAGCGAGCTCAGGGCATTCGCGAtctggaaaaattatattataacaTATTAACatctaagaaaaaaatgcttcatttattttttttatacaaattatgaGCATAAGAACACCTAATTAGTCGTAGTACTCtatctaaaataataattgtaataatattatttatttgatacaaaataatactttttagaACTTCCAAAtgaatgtaaaatattaattataaaatcaatatttaataattataataacaattttagaAAGTCCAATTGGATATAGTTTTGCTCCTTTAAAATAGGCATAATAATTGTAGTAGTTTAATATCATAAATGCTATCACTATTTATCATGGTTTTCCTTCAATTTAAATCCTTGTGTTGTGGTATTGCTAGATTTAAGAGCGTAGAAAATCCAAGACTCACCTGGTTTAATGCAGGAATTGCCGCAGACGCCGTCGCACAAGCACTTCTTCTTCTTGCTCTTGCAGTCCTCGTCGGAGGAGCATTTCCGCAGGCACTTCTGGCCAAGCAGGGTGGCCTGCTCCTCATCCCGGGGGCACTCCGTGGAGGGCGAGTTGCGGGGGTTCTTGTAGACCCGTCCATCGTCATCCGACTCCAGGGAGTCGTCATCCTCCTCccagtcgtcgtcgtcgtcgtcctgcTGCGGAATCTCCGAGGTGGTCTGGATGCTGGTGCTCATCGTGCTGGTGGGCACCGAAATCACTGCAAAAACACAAGCCACACAGCTGTCAGTCATCTGGGGAAGTGGAAGCCCCATGTGCGCCCCACaaataatacataaataatacaaattccACCCCTTATCGAGGCTTCTGTTTTGATTTCCCGCATTCGCGTTTGTTTTGCTCCGCCTCGCGTGCTGGCAAAAACATTGACCTATTTCCCCCGAAGCCTGGACCAGATGTCTGATGCCTCGGTCCCAGACTCTTTGGGAGTCTGCGCACTGGACGCCAGCTTATATAATCCAGCAgcatatacatttttcttctTGGCAATTTCAAGAATTGCCAAAACTCTTAGAAATCCTAATAGGTTTATCTTATGCATGTTAAGGCTCTAAAGTTCCGGTTGTAATCTCTGTCTTTGGGTTTACTTATTGACCTTTGTAGACCAGAATGGTGGTCACCAGAcactgcagcagcaggcgaTTCATTTTAATTCTGTTGTTCGCGAGGTTttcctttttgatttttctccTTTCGCCGTATCGGCTTTGGCTTTATAGCATTGTAGCTttcgaatttggaaaattccTCTGCTAAATGCCTGTTTTTTGGCAACTTTTTCACCAACTTGGGCGCCCTGAAACTTGTCACTTTGAGGCAAAGAAACGAAATGCAGCCACGCCAGCTGCTTTCTCCCCTTGTTGGCTCTGGCCTTTTGACAGATCAAGCGAGAAGCAGCCAATTTGACAGCTCTCGGCGGTGGTTGGTCCCGTTAACGGGAAACGGAAGAGGCAAGAGAGGGAGGGAAAGTCTGGGCAAGTgcgaaaatatttgcaaaatattagcatactttttggggccTTAAAGGCAATAAGCACTTTATTTGATCAATATTATTATCATCATGTTTAAGTTGTTTCTCGTTTTCGTACATTACAttaatgtattaaaaaactaatatttacaAACCTTGCAGTTATCATATTATTatctttttaaatacatatttattatgccttatagat
This window contains:
- the LOC108032643 gene encoding uncharacterized protein LOC108032643 isoform X1; translated protein: MNRLLLQCLVTTILVYKVISVPTSTMSTSIQTTSEIPQQDDDDDDWEEDDDSLESDDDGRVYKNPRNSPSTECPRDEEQATLLGQKCLRKCSSDEDCKSKKKKCLCDGVCGNSCIKPDRECPELAQPSLGQVTVAGRHFGARASYACPHGYHVVGLQSRLCQADGNWAGAEPACKQNIYCLKPPQIEHARNSALPEQETFDLDSTVQYHCHTGYVTNGFPRAKCLAIDNLASWYGPDIQCEPRSCGQPPDPAYGWHAGECYTYGCKITYNCGTGYELVGKHERYCQSDGSWTPKELPTCVLVTSVVCPTPENPKNGKATYTTLAYNSVVSYECRYGYTLMGESSSRCGADRKWSGMLPTCKEINCGHPGVLYNGWIENIEAGTGLGASIIFRCQPEMMINGLGSSVCQIDGRWRNALPECLAPCVVPTISQGNVYPIEITTDENGTTIIHPPTTTTQSPTQTQSIGIGGVEKVKHGTALEVKCDENYEFPVSLLSPPTCNNGTWSIIPRCVPARCKSMPRPPKHGMVMAPKTEHGMKARFKCKDGFKLVSPEGKDVTDPHDYVLTCSFGNWTGETPKCDEVFCSFPGYIPNGKVLLVGNMGLYDYRPYVKKIVNNKQIMYDCDKGYVLEVGPPGATCVGGKWRPLDLPQCLLGQHPRLRWNRRRRRSLEIRQLRSMYLLRRQRDLQRQLIENEKYIKAVTNTVQPTAHRVKRNASPHPNPQPYPSDVDLAFSKYYQKIKERYQRYVRKMLGRDRIYQKLHAQNTVSRVGNNLNAHHDGGQVMMRGKSNFREFENGNNYLGGGTGGGVGAGVVALPNINQASRNQVTHLNRTPKEELLSNGSPPVASRSFHVNATRSYMDQLKSQIVRRRRKRSSSIGQAPPPSGATLTDAEVDISDGGEAGGKGGGGKRLRGPCEDLDWDSFGNVTILRPGKVPGKNAVGIMLHLECNAGFKLNIKGDNVTARCIRGIWKPETPKCLSAPCLVPAVEHGQYFKVEPHTKQLSDKPSLTPLSTYEEIQSNEFITLECEDGFNIQGSAQLRCAHGSWSVNAFSECTSVPCTLPNIPGVIYDGGYRAGLTIGHGSSVSVRCELSTNANPIEMSCHKGILTPPSIPCESGLRKSREELEHATPTPHPKVEHNELDNDNDHHDNSTDEHDDMKMCGPPMLTDGALVYKNADHPELDGAYESGTEIFFNCIPNAAGDRQTWRIICDNGLWIGRSYNCENGTCVFRNNEANVVSFYNDLEIREDVVDFPPGATIISRCMDIGKFSMTGSHERTCIHSEWTNTKPVCSGLNQENDYAMEKAPTILFRHQNGPIAQSNDGKLIVYPGTTLHMECLWMRRFGNPKWNVSHTHKNYTEGWVTEADEGRDSTLEYRLSIVDAASDDSGFYSCMTPARHEHTVEVVVRAINCPEIPMRRGLIVNTNDTKLSTRALLSCANGNSLIGASELFCLPSGNWSAPLPVCESVECGDIPLGMGSNASSPRVSVLSREVGGRAAFSCSSGYGLRGPSEAICNPTGEWSAPLPTCVEVQCDNPGAPQNGYAQGSAPYRAGDVVQFNCNPEYMMQGQPIIACQDNGRWSGGLPKCVQACSYPGTVISGRMSSVKFYYAIGESITFTCDAGLDLRGSKVLKCLKNGKWSSAIPTCVTNDGPAGGGGGGGGGGAGGSGSVGSNKHLASSMG
- the LOC108032643 gene encoding protein lev-9 isoform X2 produces the protein MNRLLLQCLVTTILVYKVISVPTSTMSTSIQTTSEIPQQDDDDDDWEEDDDSLESDDDGRVYKNPRNSPSTECPRDEEQATLLGQKCLRKCSSDEDCKSKKKKCLCDGVCGNSCIKPDRECPELAQPSLGQVTVAGRHFGARASYACPHGYHVVGLQSRLCQADGNWAGAEPACKQNIYCLKPPQIEHARNSALPEQETFDLDSTVQYHCHTGYVTNGFPRAKCLAIDNLASWYGPDIQCEPRSCGQPPDPAYGWHAGECYTYGCKITYNCGTGYELVGKHERYCQSDGSWTPKELPTCVSDSANVTTTQASLS